CGCGAACCGCGCCCAGCCCCAGCCGAGCTTCTCCGCCGGAACGGCCGCCTCGAACGTGCGCACCGGCCAGCCGAGCATGGCCGCGGCCAGTTCCTCGCTCGCCGAGGCCACCTGTACGGCACCGGCCGCGGTGGCCAGCTTCTCCAGGTCGTTCGGCGAGAACGTGTGGATGTCGACGACGGCCTCGAGCGCGGCCGCGCGCGACGACTCGTCGAGCTCTTCCTGCGGACGGCGCCACGTCTGCAGCGGACCGAACTTGGTGAGGTTGGTGGTGGCCCACCAGGTCGCGCGGCTCATCCAGCGCGCGTAGAAGTCGCCGAGGGTCGACGGCTCGCCCGCGAACACGAAGCGCCCGCCCGGCTTGAGGACGCGCAGCACCTCGCGCAGCGCCTGCTCGACATCCGGGATGTGGTGCAGCACCGCATGGCCGACGACGAGGTCGAAGGTGTCGTCGTCGTACGGGATCTTCTCCGCGTCCGCGACGCGGCCGTCGACGTCGAGCCCGAGGCCCTCGGCGTTGCGCAGCGCCACCTTCACCATGCCCGGCGACAGGTCGGTGACCGAGCCCTTGGTCGCCACCCCGGACTGCATCAGGTTGAGCAGGAAGAAGCCGGTGCCGCAGCCGAGCTCCATGGCCCGCCCGTAGGGCAGCGGCGCGTCGGGCACGATGCGGTCGAGCCGCCCGCGCGCGTAGTCGATGCAGCGTTCGTCGAAGCTGATCGACCACTTCTCGTCGTAGGTCTCGGCCTCCCAGTCGTGGTACAGGACCTGGGCGAGCTTGGTGTCGCTGAGCGCGGCCTCCACCTGCTCGGCGGTGGCGTGCGGATTCGGCTGGGGATCGTCGATCGACGTCATATGGTGTTCTGCTTACTTTCCGGTGAACTCGGCCTTGCCCGGACCGTTGGCGATGAACGACGACATGCCGGTCGCGCGGTCATCGGTGGCGAAGAGCTGCGCGAACAGGTGCGCCTCGATCTTCAGCCCGGTTTCCAGATCGGTGTCCAGGCCCTCGTCGATCGCGGCCTTGGCCGCGGCCAGCGCGAGCGACGCGGCGCCGGTGAAGCGGCTCGCCCAGCGCACCGCGGCGTCGTAGACGTCGTCGGGGGCCACGACCTCGTCGACCAGACCGATCGCGAGGGCTTCCTCCGCACCGACGAAGCGGCCGGTGAACACCATGTCCTTGGCCCGCGAGGGGCCGATCAGGCGGGCGAGCCGCTGGGTGCCGCCACCGCCGGGGATCACACCGAGGGTCACCTCGGGGACGCCCAGCTTGGCGTTGTCACCGGCGATGCGCCGGTCGGCGCCGAGGGCCACCTCCAGGCCGCCGCCGAGGGCGTATCCGGTGATCGCGGCGACGGTCGGCTTACTGATCTCGGAGATCGCGCCCAGTCCGCGCTGCAGGCGGCGGGCCACCTTCGCCATCTCCTGGAACGACATGTCGTTCATCTCTTTGATGTCGGCGCCGGCCGCG
The nucleotide sequence above comes from Gordonia sp. PP30. Encoded proteins:
- a CDS encoding enoyl-CoA hydratase-related protein — translated: MAEFVTLSIAPEHPGVGVITLNRPPMNALNRQVQDELVAAAAEADSRDDVKAVVVYGGPKVFAAGADIKEMNDMSFQEMAKVARRLQRGLGAISEISKPTVAAITGYALGGGLEVALGADRRIAGDNAKLGVPEVTLGVIPGGGGTQRLARLIGPSRAKDMVFTGRFVGAEEALAIGLVDEVVAPDDVYDAAVRWASRFTGAASLALAAAKAAIDEGLDTDLETGLKIEAHLFAQLFATDDRATGMSSFIANGPGKAEFTGK
- a CDS encoding class I SAM-dependent methyltransferase, translating into MTSIDDPQPNPHATAEQVEAALSDTKLAQVLYHDWEAETYDEKWSISFDERCIDYARGRLDRIVPDAPLPYGRAMELGCGTGFFLLNLMQSGVATKGSVTDLSPGMVKVALRNAEGLGLDVDGRVADAEKIPYDDDTFDLVVGHAVLHHIPDVEQALREVLRVLKPGGRFVFAGEPSTLGDFYARWMSRATWWATTNLTKFGPLQTWRRPQEELDESSRAAALEAVVDIHTFSPNDLEKLATAAGAVQVASASEELAAAMLGWPVRTFEAAVPAEKLGWGWARFAFGGWKRMTWLDDNVLQKVVPPQFFYNVLITGVKPGASDAEPGAQA